The Actinomycetes bacterium sequence CCGAGCCAAGGTCGACGAGCACGAGCACGCCGTCGCCCTCGTCGGCCGCCTCGATCGCCGTCGCGATCAGGACGGCCGAGGTGCCGATCTCGCCGTCGTCGGTCCCCCCGGCGGCCCGCACCTTCACATCGCCCGCCATCTCGGCGGCCAGCTCGACCACGCCCTCGGCCACCTTGGCCGAGTGGGAGACAACCACCAGACCCACGCTCACCGGGGTATCCTCCTCACCCGCCGTTCACCTCGGGTACCTCCCTCACCTCCGGTTCACCACAGGTACCCCCTCATCTGCGGTTCACCTCGGGTACCCCTCACCTGCCGTTCACCCAGGTACCCCTCACCTGCCGTTCACCACGTCGGCCAGGGCCTTGACGATGAGATGGGTCGAGGTGGCACCCGGGTCCTGGTGGTTGCGGGACCGCTCGCCCAGGTAGCTGGCCCGGCCCTTGCGGGCGACCAGGGGGATGGTGGCCGCCACGCCGTCCTTGGCGGCCACCTCGGCGGCGTCGAGCGACCCGCCGAGCTCCTTGCCGTCAGCCAGCGCCGCGTCGAGCGCCTCCAGGGCCGGGTGCCAGGCGTCCAGCATGGTCTTGTCCTCGAGCTGGGCCTTGCCCCGGGCGACGACGGCGTCATAGCCGGCCCGCAGGCCGGCGGCCAGGCGGTCGTCCTCCACCTCGGCGGCGTCGCCCAGCTCCCTGCCCATGCCCAGGTAGAACGACCCGTACAGGGGCCCGGAGGCGCCACCCACCTTGCCGATCAGCGCCATGCTGACCGCCTTGAACAACGAGCCCATGTCCGGCTCGGACAGGCCCTCGAGGCGCTGGAGGACGGCGCGGAAGCCGCGCGCCATGTTCGTGCCGT is a genomic window containing:
- the dhaL gene encoding dihydroxyacetone kinase subunit DhaL produces the protein MFSSEQAVAWVKATAAVVEQHEQELTRLDAAIGDGDHGTNMARGFRAVLQRLEGLSEPDMGSLFKAVSMALIGKVGGASGPLYGSFYLGMGRELGDAAEVEDDRLAAGLRAGYDAVVARGKAQLEDKTMLDAWHPALEALDAALADGKELGGSLDAAEVAAKDGVAATIPLVARKGRASYLGERSRNHQDPGATSTHLIVKALADVVNGR
- the dhaM gene encoding dihydroxyacetone kinase phosphoryl donor subunit DhaM, coding for MSVGLVVVSHSAKVAEGVVELAAEMAGDVKVRAAGGTDDGEIGTSAVLIATAIEAADEGDGVLVLVDLGSAVLSAQMAIDELVGEELRGRVRISEGPLVEGTVIAAIQAGTGSDLDAVDQAAAAAATMTKVKD